A region from the Acuticoccus sediminis genome encodes:
- a CDS encoding class 1 fructose-bisphosphatase produces the protein MNEPPTLARHLDGQREDIAKVVIAVAEVAAQLSAAISLGPLRGSMSQAVGRNTDGDRQTRLDVLADEAFAGALQDGPVLWYLSEERETVAMLNWEGSLAVAIDPLDGSSNIDANVSIGTIVSIYDALPDGDESFLRPGREQAAALYVIYGPQTAMMLTTGAGVSMFVLDRAHGEFLRAGQLYTIPAEATEFAINASNYRHWAPPIKAYIDDCLAGTDGPAGRNFNMRWIASLVAETHRILSRGGIFLYPADARPGYEEGRLRLVYECAPLAFLVEQAGGAATDGETRMLDMTPRSLHARTPFVFGSRDKVARVAAYHSLPAAEIAPLFGQRGLFKGAAS, from the coding sequence ATGAACGAGCCCCCCACACTTGCCCGCCATCTGGACGGGCAGCGCGAGGACATCGCCAAGGTCGTGATCGCGGTCGCCGAGGTGGCCGCTCAACTGTCCGCCGCGATATCTCTCGGCCCGTTGCGGGGGTCCATGTCGCAGGCCGTCGGCCGCAACACGGACGGCGACCGGCAGACGAGGCTCGACGTCCTCGCCGACGAGGCCTTCGCCGGCGCGCTGCAGGACGGACCGGTCCTCTGGTACCTCTCGGAGGAGCGCGAGACCGTCGCCATGCTCAACTGGGAGGGAAGCCTCGCGGTCGCGATCGACCCGCTGGACGGCTCCTCCAACATCGACGCCAACGTCTCCATCGGCACCATCGTCTCGATCTACGACGCGCTGCCGGACGGGGACGAGAGCTTCCTGCGCCCCGGCCGCGAACAGGCCGCCGCGCTCTACGTGATCTACGGCCCGCAGACGGCGATGATGCTGACGACGGGGGCGGGCGTCTCGATGTTCGTGCTCGACCGGGCGCATGGCGAGTTCCTGCGCGCCGGCCAGCTCTACACCATCCCGGCGGAGGCGACCGAGTTCGCCATCAACGCTTCGAACTACCGCCACTGGGCCCCGCCCATCAAGGCCTACATCGACGACTGTCTGGCCGGGACCGACGGTCCCGCCGGGCGCAACTTCAACATGCGCTGGATCGCCTCGCTGGTGGCGGAGACGCACCGGATCCTCTCGCGTGGCGGCATCTTCCTCTACCCGGCCGACGCACGCCCCGGATACGAGGAGGGGCGCCTGCGCCTCGTCTACGAGTGCGCGCCGCTGGCGTTCCTCGTCGAACAGGCCGGCGGGGCGGCCACCGACGGCGAGACGCGCATGCTCGACATGACGCCGAGGTCGCTGCACGCCCGCACGCCCTTCGTCTTCGGCTCGCGCGACAAGGTCGCCCGCGTCGCCGCCTATCACTCGCTGCCCGCGGCCGAGATCGCGCCGCTGTTCGGCCAGCGCGGACTGTTCAAGGGAGCCGCGTCATGA